One segment of Carassius auratus strain Wakin unplaced genomic scaffold, ASM336829v1 scaf_tig00027954, whole genome shotgun sequence DNA contains the following:
- the LOC113079413 gene encoding DENN domain-containing protein 3, with protein MADGLPSGLLKACIVVGPEYDKLKELSQSLLQVNGSPLPLLDPVVLQVHAPPFVSTENLSEPAVRNLSQTQQQHFFNKKKNDRPVIKAGNPKEETTEEVSVPKYLDLALPQLCFPGGFQITKEQKDEQFHFLVFTDVFGNQSHGVVLQYSRSIQEGMQNGRHKSPQLYIGYAICVISKHPYYNALKDCLSSLLGQLKVCQMTDMEEQVKEFSAKLALVPVPPPGQLYVAFTLSPLTIVLPSREDKNHPVIDLDLHLPLFCFKSRELLQIIASILTEQRMVFFSSDWAKLTLIIECFMLYIWPLHWQHTLVPILSHKMLDFVMAPTTFLMGCHISHYEDVAKLTDDLILISIDEGTVSCAGCHYVDVPDIPQAAAQRFKCRRKGLQLHYDLEMVHQRICSSLYELRMQRRQWQHRLNLEIQNITLELIVNMFRDVSDNLNYEHRIFNTDEFLKTREPDDKQFYKKVLETHIFHSFLKERLNGKRDKFTQMELSTQTEDQKLCRSMDYSRRPTIKEIVLRNGSLESGLSKRLGSSLPDLDNKKHLTLLKKMSPTKIIPGKPLNTPVRPFKIFQLPDFPSPLNYPNVLHYFGDLILQLNKAISATPLDDSSLLARYFYLRGLINMLSSKRLDALSDFQNLYKTDIAIFPGELVKTLMDSLQIEDRVQVEKRSELKRLICQVKNNEKSEHEESDYHVKKFELPKTPMQLEEFVMCTQQSGIVRDMATSQRLFEALIVGGPKHIHPEMFRVFYSFWKQAEAGAQDIDLPAEVLECLDNNECVYKLSSPVKTSYGAGRIAMTQKRLFLLTGRCRYVEIAKFRDIEEVNLSVAPLLRIPSLKIKNSLRKEIFEANLKSESELWNLMIKEMWAGRMMADNHKDPQCVQQALTNVLLMDAVVGCLKTPKAICAASKLAYFEKQRQEVPMIIPRPTAETLKHKINPSQNMTLPQSVDVLLYTPGHLNRDVDGNPKLWCALSCGKVVVFDAVSWSLMQNCIHLGESRLNCMMGLDQKQVWIGSQDSVIYIINIRSMLCHKQLTEHRGEVTDFALEKLNPENRPGQAQVYSCSADGTVIVWDVPSLKVKRQFHLSCDRLQSIQINNDELWCGAKDCVMRLSPRGDLLCKISLPDDVKTTSFSSFTLFMEKRQIWTSFTDSAELCIWDSSDPVKAPKQVTVPNCSGVTCMIRVKDQVWIGCNGGSGLSKVVGKIFVLDSESLKVEKELEAHEDTVQTLFSAEDRYILSGSAKSDGKIAIWRVD; from the exons ATGGCAGACGGTCTGCCTTCAGGATTACTGAAAGCTTGTATCGTTGTTGGACCTGAATATGATAAACTGAAGGAGCTGTCCCAG TCTTTGCTGCAGGTGAATGGAAGTCCTCTACCGCTGCTCGATCCTGTGGTCCTGCAGGTCCATGCACCTCCATTTGTGTCTACAGAGAATCTCAGTGAACCAGCCGTGAGAAACCTAAGCCAGACCCAGCAACAGCACTTCTTCAATAAGAAGAAAAATGATAGGCCTGTTATTAAGGCTGGCAACCCCAAAGAAGAAACCACAGAGGAAGTCAGTGTTCCCAAATACCTGGACCTGGCGCTGCCACAACTCTGCTTTCCAG GTGGTTTTCAGATAACTAAGGAGCAAAAGGATGAACAGTTTCACTTCCTAGTCTTCACTGACGTGTTTGGAAACCAGTCTCATGGAGTAGTTCTCCAGTACAGTAGATCAATACAA GAAGGAATGCAGAATGGACGCCACAAGTCTCCACAACTCTACATTGGTTATGCAATATGTGTTATATCAAAACACCCATATTACAATGCTCTCAAGGACTGTCTGTCTAG CCTCTTAGGTCAGCTCAAAGTCTGTCAAATGACTGATATGGAAGAGCAAGTGAAGGAGTTTTCTGCTAAACTGGCTCTGGTCCCAGTCCCTCCTCCTGGCCAGCTGTATGTG GCATTCACCTTAAGCCCTCTGACGATTGTCCTTCCATCCAGAGAAGACAAAAACCATCCTGTTATCGACCTGGACTTGCATCTTCCGCTCTTCTGCTTCAAGTCTAGAGAGCTGCTGCAG ATCATTGCCAGTATACTCACAGAGCAGCGTATGGTGTTCTTTTCCTCAGACTGGGCCAAACTTACTCTGATCATAGAGTGTTTCATGTTGTATATTTGGCCCCTGCACTGGCAGCACACACTGGTGCCTATACTGTCCCACAAGATGCTTGACTTTGTTATGGCACCAACTACCTTCCTCATGGGATGCCACATCAGCCACTATGAGGACGTTGCCAAG TTAACAGATGACCTGATTCTGATCAGTATTGATGAGGGAACTGTGTCCTGCGCTGGCTGTCATTATGTTGACGTCCCAGACATCCCGCAGGCAGCTGCTCAGCGTTTCAAGTGTCG AAGGAAAGGTCTTCAATTACACTATGACTTGGAAATGGTTCATCAGAGAATATGTAGCAGTCTTTATGAGCTGCGGATGCAGAGAAGACAGTGGCAGCACAGGCTCAATTTGGAAATACAAAACATCACCCTGGAGCTCATCGTTAACATGTTTAG AGATGTCAGTGATAACCTTAATTACGAACACAGAATCTTTAACACTGATGAGTTTCTGAAGACCAGGGAGCCAGACGACAAACAATTCTACAAAAAG GTCTTGGAAACACACATTTTCCACTCCTTCTTGAAAGAACGTTTGAATGGAAAAAGAGACAAATTTACCCAAATGGAGCTCAGTACTCAGACAGAAGACCAAAA ATTGTGTAGATCGATGGATTACTCCCGCAGACCCACCATAAAGGAAATAGTTTTGCGAAATGGTTCTTTAGAGAGCGGTTTGAGCAAACGTCTGGGCTCAAGTCTCCCTGACCTGGACAACAAGAAACACCTGACTCTCCTCAAAAAGATGTCTCCAACTAAGATCATTCCTGGAAAGC CTTTGAATACTCCAGTCAGGCCATTCAAGATCTTCCAGCTCCCAGATTTCCCTTCTCCGTTGAACTACCCCAATGTACTCCATTACTTTGGAGATCTTATCCTCCAGCTGAACAAAGCCATATCAGCCACCCCACTTGATGATTCCTCCCTGCTAGCAAGATACTTTTACCTGCGCGGCCTCATCAACATGCTGAGCTCTAAGCGACTGGATGCCCTCAGCGACTTCCAGAACCTCTACAAAACAGATATTGCGATTTTTCCTGGAGAGCTGGTGAAGACGCTGATGGACTCTCTGCAGATAGAGGATAGAGTCCAGGTAGAGAAAAGATCTGAGCTCAAGCGACTCATCTGTCAGGTGAAGAACAATGAAAAAAGCGAGCATGAGGAATCAGACTATCACGTGAAGAAGTTTGAGCTGCCCAAGACCCCTATGCAGCTGGAGGAGTTTGTGATGTGCACTCAGCAGTCTGGTATTGTGCGGGACATGGCCACTTCACAGAGACTGTTTGAAGCTCTCATAGTTG GTGGTCCGAAGCATATTCATCCAGAGATGTTCAGAGTGTTTTATAGCTTCTGGAAACAGGCCGAGGCAGGAGCACAGGACATTGACCTGCCTGCTGAGGTCCTGGAATGTCTAGACAACAATGAGTGTGTGTACAAGCTGTCCAGCCCTGTGAAAACCAGTTATGGTGCTGGCAGAATTGCCATGACTCAAAAGAGGCTCTTTCTGCTGACAGGCAGATGTCGATATGTTGAGATTGCCAAGTTTAGGGACATTGAG GAAGTGAACCTCTCCGTTGCCCCGCTTTTGAGGATCCCCTCTCTAAAGATCAAGAACAGCCTAAGGAAGGAAATATTTGAGGCTAATTTAAAATCTGAGAGTGAACTGTGGAACCTGATGATCAAGGAGATGTGGGCTGGGAGAATGATGGCAGACAACCATAAG GACCCCCAGTGTGTGCAGCAGGCCCTGACCAATGTCCTGCTTATGGATGCAGTGGTGGGATGTTTAAAGACACCCAAGGCTATTTGTGCTGCCTCCAAACTGGCCTATTTTGAAAAGCAGCGACAAGAAG TCCCCATGATCATCCCCAGACCCACAGCAGAGACTCTGAAACACAAGATCAATCCGTCCCAGAACATGACGCTCCCTCAGTCTGTCGATGTCTTACTCTACACTCCAG GTCATTTAAATAGAGATGTGGATGGAAACCCCAAGCTCTGGTGTGCTCTCAGCTGTGGGAAAGTGGTTGTGTTTGATGCTGTCAGTTGGTCCCTGATGCAAAACTGTATTCATTTAGGAGAATCTCGACTG AACTGCATGATGGGATTGGACCAGAAGCAGGTGTGGATTGGTTCTCAGGACTCCGTCATTTACATAATTAACATTCGCAGTATGTTGTGTCATAAACAGCTGACTGAGCACCGTGGAGAGGTCACAGACTTTGCCCTGGAGAAACTGAACCCTGAGAACAGACCAGG CCAAGCACAGGTGTATTCCTGTAGTGCAGATGGCACTGTGATCGTTTGGGACGTCCCCTCTCTGAAGGTGAAGAGACAGTTTCATCTGTCCTGTGACAGACTGCAGTCCATTCAGATTAACAATGACGAATTATGGTGTG GTGCCAAGGATTGTGTCATGAGGCTGAGTCCCCGTGGAGATCTGCTTTGTAAGATTTCCCTCCCAGATGATGTGAAAACCACATCCTTCAGCAGTTTCACACTGTTTATGGAG AAAAGACAGATCTGGACAAGTTTCACTGACTCAGCAGAGCTTTGTATATGGGATTCCAGTGACCCCGTCAAAGCACCTAAACAGGTCACAGTCCCCAACTGCAGTGGGGTCACCTGTATGATCAGAGTGAAGGATCAG gTCTGGATTGGTTGTAACGGTGGGTCAGGCCTCAGTAAGGTTGTGGGGAAGATCTTTGTGTTGGACTCTGAGAGCCTGAAGGTTGAGAAGGAGCTGGAGGCTCATGAAGACACTGTTCAAACTCTTTTCTCAGCAGAGGACCGATACATACTCAGTGGCTCTGCAAAAAGTGATGGCAAAATTGCCATCTGGAGAGTAGATTAA